One window from the genome of Planctomycetota bacterium encodes:
- a CDS encoding prephenate dehydrogenase codes for MRTPTVAVVGLGQIGGSLAGALTRGRLARVVGVTRSAETARRARRRGWVAEAGTDLAAVSSADVVVLATPVRTLLAQIPQVASLVRPGALLTDVGSTKAAIVGALARHARRGPAVGGHPMAGNERAGLDGADPELFRNRPWILVPASPGARRSAGLLERLVRDVGARPIWMEDPREHDLAVARVSHVPHLIAYALAEEPDGAVRVAGNSYRDATRVALADVEMCLDFLLTNRASVGRAAREFGRRLAELARLVERGDEEALRKRLHRARERRQSLKF; via the coding sequence ATGAGAACGCCAACGGTCGCCGTCGTCGGCCTGGGCCAGATCGGGGGATCGCTCGCCGGAGCGCTCACCCGCGGTCGTCTGGCGCGCGTGGTGGGGGTAACCCGGAGCGCGGAGACGGCCCGTCGCGCGCGCCGCCGGGGCTGGGTGGCCGAAGCGGGCACCGATCTGGCGGCGGTCTCCTCGGCGGACGTCGTGGTCCTGGCCACCCCGGTGCGGACGCTTCTGGCGCAGATCCCGCAGGTGGCCTCGCTCGTCCGCCCGGGCGCCCTCCTGACGGACGTCGGAAGCACCAAGGCGGCGATCGTGGGGGCGCTGGCGCGCCACGCGCGGCGGGGTCCCGCCGTGGGCGGTCATCCCATGGCCGGCAACGAGCGGGCGGGCCTCGACGGCGCGGACCCGGAGCTCTTCCGAAACCGGCCGTGGATCCTAGTGCCCGCCTCGCCGGGGGCGCGCCGCTCCGCCGGGCTTCTGGAACGCCTGGTGCGCGACGTGGGGGCGCGGCCGATCTGGATGGAGGATCCCCGGGAGCACGATCTGGCGGTGGCCCGGGTGAGCCACGTGCCTCACCTGATCGCCTACGCGCTGGCCGAGGAGCCCGACGGAGCGGTGCGGGTGGCGGGCAACTCGTATCGGGACGCGACGCGCGTGGCCCTGGCGGACGTGGAGATGTGCCTGGATTTCCTGCTGACCAACCGCGCCTCCGTCGGCCGGGCGGCCCGCGAGTTCGGGCGGAGACTGGCGGAGCTGGCACGGCTCGTCGAACGCGGAGACGAGGAGGCGCTCCGAAAGCGCCTTCACCGCGCGCGGGAGCGCCGCCAAAGCCTCAAATTCTAG
- the bamA gene encoding outer membrane protein assembly factor BamA — protein sequence MPPFRILWAAAGALAGVLLAGSRAEGVLPGAPSAQDPPPWEGKEISGVNAAGQVREHKSHIENLSGLRRGQRITRAAVDRAYKALWETQRFESVDIRILPDPADPAAKVLVTIFVREYPLVEAVEFRGLTVLPVNQVRPNLRVGAGDPLNPAYLQQDRAYIREQYLQKGYHFSSVEDSTRPGPGGGVILTWTILEGPLVSVDEIRFTGVTVDESELRRFMLTKESGRLLGIIPTGKEPFVERHLREDIERIKLYYRLEGWLDIHHGERVFVQDLVFSDDKTHVSITLHVDEGPRYRIRDVRVEFDPAARRVFSEEEIKSWLLSKPGEPYTERNAERDVARIRERYGERAYILAEINSTTLVSKDAPELDLVFSIKENEKIFVGRLIIEGNTKTREDVIRREFTRTGFVPGEEFNSRNLTLAARRLQDRGWVEPGGVATRTQEGETPQERDVIVDIREGQTGTLRFAAGYSSSFGILGILEFTQRNFDLSDLPTSFEDLFAGTGFAGGGQFLRIRLAPAARRQTYTVDFKEPYVFGYDFGMGVRGYATNTLRESYDDRRLGAQLVFDKRYDPLALQLALNGYRVNVDNIEPDAPLAVRELEGENTVFSITPALIWDTRDSFVFPTEGLRALVSWEYAGQILPGDFDFNKFLFETEGHMTLFETESRLKHVGSFQFTFGWVHGARGQESVPLIERFYAGGRDSIRGFDFRGMGPHEAGDPVGGEAYVLFTLEYSYPLFVEFLRGAFFWDLANLTSEIEGLAHDRWRNTVGFGIRFLIPQLGNVPVKLDFGFPLTREDEDERQTVTFDIGALF from the coding sequence ATGCCCCCGTTCCGGATCCTCTGGGCCGCCGCCGGGGCGCTGGCCGGGGTGCTTCTGGCCGGGAGCCGTGCCGAGGGAGTCCTCCCGGGCGCGCCTTCCGCCCAGGATCCCCCTCCCTGGGAGGGAAAAGAAATCTCCGGCGTCAACGCCGCCGGCCAGGTCCGCGAACATAAGTCCCACATCGAAAACCTCAGCGGCTTGCGCCGCGGCCAGCGCATCACCCGCGCCGCCGTGGACCGCGCCTACAAGGCCCTCTGGGAAACCCAGCGCTTCGAAAGCGTCGATATCCGGATCCTCCCCGACCCGGCCGACCCCGCCGCCAAGGTCCTCGTCACGATCTTCGTCCGCGAATACCCCCTCGTCGAAGCCGTCGAGTTCCGCGGCCTCACGGTCCTCCCCGTCAACCAGGTCCGGCCCAACCTCCGCGTCGGCGCCGGCGACCCCCTCAACCCCGCCTACCTCCAGCAGGACCGCGCCTACATCCGCGAACAGTACCTCCAGAAGGGATATCACTTCTCCAGCGTCGAGGACTCCACCCGCCCCGGCCCCGGCGGCGGCGTGATTCTCACCTGGACGATCCTCGAGGGCCCCCTCGTCAGCGTGGACGAAATCCGCTTCACCGGCGTCACCGTGGACGAAAGCGAACTCCGGCGCTTCATGCTCACCAAGGAAAGCGGCCGCCTCCTGGGAATCATCCCGACCGGAAAGGAGCCCTTCGTCGAACGCCACCTCCGCGAGGACATCGAACGCATCAAGCTCTACTACCGGCTCGAAGGGTGGCTGGACATCCACCACGGCGAGCGCGTCTTCGTCCAGGACCTCGTCTTCAGCGACGACAAGACCCACGTGTCGATCACCCTCCACGTGGACGAAGGCCCCCGCTACCGCATCCGCGACGTCCGCGTCGAGTTCGACCCCGCCGCCCGCCGCGTTTTTTCCGAGGAGGAAATCAAGAGCTGGCTCCTCTCCAAGCCCGGCGAACCGTATACCGAGCGCAACGCCGAACGCGACGTCGCCCGCATCCGCGAACGCTACGGGGAACGCGCCTACATCCTGGCCGAAATCAACTCGACCACCCTGGTGTCCAAGGACGCCCCCGAACTCGATCTGGTCTTCTCGATCAAGGAGAACGAGAAGATCTTCGTCGGCCGCCTCATCATCGAGGGCAACACCAAGACCCGCGAGGACGTCATCCGCCGGGAATTCACCCGCACCGGGTTCGTCCCCGGCGAGGAATTCAACAGCCGCAACCTGACGCTGGCCGCGCGCAGACTGCAGGACCGCGGATGGGTGGAGCCCGGCGGCGTCGCCACCCGCACCCAGGAAGGCGAAACGCCCCAGGAACGCGACGTCATCGTGGACATCCGCGAGGGCCAGACCGGCACCCTCCGCTTCGCCGCCGGCTACAGCTCCAGCTTCGGCATCCTCGGAATCCTCGAATTCACCCAGCGGAACTTCGACCTTTCGGATCTTCCGACCTCCTTCGAGGACCTCTTCGCCGGCACCGGTTTCGCCGGAGGCGGCCAGTTCCTGCGCATCCGCCTGGCCCCCGCCGCCCGGCGCCAGACTTACACCGTGGACTTCAAGGAACCCTACGTCTTCGGTTACGATTTCGGCATGGGCGTCCGCGGCTACGCCACCAACACTCTTCGCGAGTCCTACGACGACCGCCGGCTCGGCGCCCAGCTCGTCTTCGACAAGCGCTACGATCCCCTGGCGCTCCAGCTGGCCCTGAACGGGTACCGCGTGAATGTGGACAACATCGAACCGGACGCCCCCCTCGCCGTCCGCGAGCTGGAGGGCGAAAACACCGTCTTCTCCATCACCCCCGCCCTCATCTGGGACACCCGCGACAGCTTCGTCTTCCCCACCGAGGGCCTCCGCGCCCTGGTGAGCTGGGAATACGCCGGCCAGATCCTCCCCGGCGACTTCGACTTCAACAAGTTCCTCTTCGAAACCGAGGGACACATGACCCTCTTCGAAACCGAAAGCCGCCTCAAGCACGTGGGCAGCTTCCAGTTCACCTTCGGATGGGTCCACGGCGCCCGGGGGCAGGAGTCCGTCCCCCTCATCGAACGGTTCTACGCCGGCGGCCGGGACTCGATCCGCGGCTTCGACTTCCGCGGCATGGGCCCCCACGAGGCCGGCGATCCCGTCGGCGGCGAGGCGTACGTCCTTTTCACCCTCGAGTATTCGTATCCCCTCTTCGTCGAATTCCTCCGCGGCGCCTTCTTCTGGGACCTGGCCAACCTCACCTCCGAAATCGAAGGCCTGGCCCACGACCGGTGGCGCAACACCGTGGGGTTCGGCATCCGGTTCCTCATCCCCCAGCTCGGCAACGTTCCCGTCAAGCTCGACTTCGGCTTCCCCCTCACCCGGGAGGACGAGGACGAACGCCAGACGGTGACTTTCGACATCGGAGCCCTCTTCTAA
- a CDS encoding OmpH family outer membrane protein, which yields MRKFAIPAAALAAALAVLAAAGPAQNSFKLGVVNLKTCFEKDKYERIKDVDADLQRMADDYAKRLKDIEKKMLELRDQIEALPRESGLRAQKLLDLRRLETDLKFEKEYGRAKYLDYYSDRKMEIYNDIRKVISMIGQEQKFDLILRVEQPLLEEQDPETVSQRINNRVVLFHHDAVDITPQVLKRLNEEWAKLKAANPVPPGGEWECKFCGQKNRSETCTKTLGCKGTRPK from the coding sequence ATGCGGAAGTTCGCCATCCCCGCGGCCGCCCTGGCGGCGGCCCTGGCCGTCCTGGCCGCGGCCGGGCCCGCCCAGAACTCGTTCAAGCTGGGCGTGGTCAACCTCAAGACGTGCTTCGAAAAGGATAAGTACGAGCGCATCAAGGACGTGGACGCGGACCTCCAGCGCATGGCCGACGACTACGCCAAGCGCCTCAAGGACATCGAAAAGAAAATGCTCGAACTGCGCGACCAGATCGAGGCCCTTCCCCGCGAGAGCGGCCTGCGCGCCCAGAAGCTCCTGGACCTGCGGCGCCTCGAAACCGACCTCAAGTTCGAAAAGGAGTACGGCCGCGCCAAGTACCTCGACTACTACAGCGACCGCAAGATGGAGATCTACAACGACATCCGCAAGGTGATCTCCATGATCGGCCAGGAACAGAAGTTCGACCTCATCCTGCGCGTGGAGCAGCCCCTCCTCGAGGAACAGGACCCCGAGACCGTCAGCCAGCGGATCAACAACCGCGTGGTCCTCTTCCACCACGACGCCGTCGACATCACCCCCCAGGTCCTCAAGCGCCTCAACGAGGAGTGGGCCAAGCTGAAGGCCGCCAACCCCGTCCCCCCCGGCGGCGAATGGGAATGCAAGTTCTGCGGCCAGAAGAACCGCAGCGAAACCTGCACGAAGACCCTGGGCTGCAAGGGCACGCGGCCGAAGTGA
- the lpxD gene encoding UDP-3-O-(3-hydroxymyristoyl)glucosamine N-acyltransferase, translating into MEWTLKELAEYVGGTVAGDGAVRIRGVGGLREAGEGDITFLANPKYEPLLASTRASAVIVAPGVRAPIPALVAANPDLAFARVAERFNGTPPRPAPGVHPSAVVAPDARLGRDVAVGAGAVVESGASIGDRTVLYPQVYVGHGAAIGPDGVLYPQVVVRERCVLGARVILHSGAVIGADGFGYATEGGVHHKIPQVGIVVVEDDVEIGANVTVDRARFGRTVIGRGTKIDNLVQIGHNVQIGEHCLIVAQAGISGSTRLGRGVVLGGQAGLAGHLEVGDGAAVTAQAGVSKNVPPGAVVSGEHAVDMRLHLRQMAALARLPEALAEIKRLRREVEDLRRKLEAGSEPTSL; encoded by the coding sequence ATGGAGTGGACCCTGAAGGAACTGGCGGAGTACGTGGGCGGCACGGTCGCCGGCGACGGCGCCGTCCGCATCCGCGGCGTCGGCGGCCTGCGCGAGGCCGGCGAGGGAGACATTACCTTCCTGGCCAACCCCAAGTACGAGCCCCTCCTGGCGTCCACCCGCGCCAGCGCCGTCATCGTCGCCCCGGGCGTCCGGGCCCCCATCCCCGCCCTCGTGGCCGCCAATCCCGATCTGGCCTTCGCCCGCGTGGCCGAACGCTTCAACGGAACGCCGCCCCGGCCCGCCCCCGGCGTCCATCCCTCCGCCGTCGTCGCCCCGGACGCCCGCCTCGGACGTGACGTTGCCGTGGGCGCCGGCGCCGTCGTCGAATCCGGCGCCTCGATCGGCGACCGCACCGTCCTTTACCCCCAGGTCTACGTGGGCCACGGCGCCGCGATCGGCCCCGACGGCGTCCTCTACCCCCAGGTCGTTGTGCGCGAAAGATGCGTCCTCGGCGCCCGCGTCATCCTCCACAGCGGCGCCGTCATCGGGGCCGACGGGTTCGGCTACGCCACCGAAGGAGGCGTCCACCACAAGATCCCCCAGGTCGGCATCGTCGTCGTCGAGGATGACGTCGAGATCGGCGCCAACGTCACCGTGGACCGCGCCCGCTTCGGCCGCACCGTGATCGGCCGCGGGACCAAGATCGACAACCTCGTGCAGATCGGTCACAACGTGCAGATCGGGGAACATTGCCTGATCGTGGCTCAGGCGGGCATCTCGGGCAGCACGCGCCTGGGACGGGGCGTCGTCCTCGGCGGCCAGGCGGGTCTGGCCGGACACCTCGAGGTGGGCGACGGCGCGGCCGTCACCGCGCAGGCCGGCGTCTCCAAGAACGTCCCCCCCGGGGCCGTCGTCTCGGGGGAACACGCCGTGGACATGCGCCTCCACCTCCGGCAGATGGCGGCTCTGGCCAGGCTCCCGGAAGCCCTCGCCGAGATCAAGCGCCTGCGCCGCGAAGTGGAGGACCTCCGCCGAAAGCTCGAGGCCGGAAGCGAACCGACGTCTTTATGA
- the lpxC gene encoding UDP-3-O-acyl-N-acetylglucosamine deacetylase, producing MKKNQRTLAKPVEFEGVGLFGGCRARIRVNPAPPNSGIAFVRVDLPGRPRLPVTPDTVASKFRRSAVSGENAEVETIEHLLSAAGGLELDNLEIEIDAPEVPNADGSSAPFVELFRQAGIVEQPEPRKVHVVREPIAVSDNDASIVALPGENGLSVSYTLNYPGTAIGQQHFTLDVTDESYARLIAPARTFCLQSEAEALIQQGLGKGASYQNTVVLGPDGPIQNTLRFPDEPVRHKILDLLGDLTTLGAGLRAHVVAVKSGHTTNIKLVKKIAAAFEEGGEQAPRRAAATLLDVREIAKILPHRYPFLLIDKVIELEGYRRAVGIKNVTYNEPFFQGHFPDQPIMPGVLQIEAMAQLAGALLMRKSENQAKVAVLLSLDGVKLRKSVVPGDQLRIEVETLKVKARTGEVYARATVDGQLVAEANMKFMLMDNP from the coding sequence ATGAAGAAGAACCAGCGCACGCTCGCCAAGCCCGTGGAGTTCGAAGGGGTCGGCCTCTTCGGAGGCTGCCGCGCCCGGATCCGCGTGAACCCGGCGCCTCCCAATTCCGGCATCGCGTTCGTCCGCGTGGACCTGCCCGGCCGGCCGCGCCTCCCCGTCACCCCGGATACGGTCGCCAGCAAGTTCCGGCGCAGCGCCGTCTCCGGGGAGAACGCCGAAGTGGAGACGATCGAACATCTCCTGTCCGCCGCGGGAGGGCTGGAACTCGACAACCTGGAGATCGAAATCGACGCCCCCGAGGTCCCCAACGCGGACGGCTCCAGCGCCCCTTTCGTGGAACTCTTCCGCCAGGCCGGAATCGTCGAACAGCCGGAGCCGCGCAAGGTCCACGTCGTCCGGGAACCGATCGCCGTCAGCGACAACGACGCCTCCATCGTCGCCCTTCCCGGAGAAAACGGACTCTCCGTCTCCTACACGCTGAATTACCCGGGCACGGCCATCGGACAGCAGCACTTCACCCTCGACGTCACCGACGAGTCCTACGCCCGCCTGATCGCCCCCGCCCGCACGTTCTGCCTGCAGAGCGAAGCGGAGGCGCTCATCCAGCAGGGGCTCGGCAAAGGCGCCAGCTACCAGAACACGGTGGTCCTGGGACCCGACGGGCCGATCCAGAACACGCTGCGCTTCCCCGACGAGCCCGTGCGGCACAAGATCCTGGATCTCCTGGGAGACCTGACGACCCTGGGCGCGGGACTGCGCGCCCACGTCGTGGCCGTGAAATCCGGCCATACCACCAACATCAAGCTCGTCAAGAAGATCGCCGCCGCGTTCGAGGAAGGCGGAGAACAGGCCCCCCGCCGCGCCGCGGCGACCCTCCTGGACGTGCGCGAGATCGCCAAGATCCTCCCCCACCGCTACCCCTTCCTCCTCATCGACAAGGTGATCGAGCTCGAGGGGTACCGGCGCGCCGTCGGCATCAAGAACGTGACCTACAACGAGCCCTTCTTCCAGGGCCATTTCCCCGACCAGCCCATCATGCCCGGCGTCCTCCAGATCGAAGCCATGGCCCAGCTCGCCGGCGCCCTCCTCATGCGCAAGAGCGAAAACCAGGCCAAGGTCGCCGTCCTTCTCTCCCTGGACGGCGTCAAGCTCCGTAAGAGCGTCGTCCCCGGCGATCAGCTGCGCATCGAGGTCGAAACCCTCAAGGTCAAGGCCCGCACGGGAGAGGTCTACGCCCGCGCCACGGTGGACGGCCAGCTCGTGGCCGAGGCGAACATGAAGTTCATGCTCATGGACAATCCCTGA
- the lpxA gene encoding acyl-ACP--UDP-N-acetylglucosamine O-acyltransferase encodes MPIHPTAVVESGARVHATADIGPFCVLGPKVTIGPGTKLLHSVTVVGRTTIGARNVIHPYAVLGGDPQDLKFRGEDSVTIIGDENVIREGVTINKGTLGGGSETIVGNRNYLMANCHVAHDTIIEDNCILANGSLLAGHIRVESHAIISGWVAVHHFVTIGQHAFIGGCSRINQDAPPYMITQGFAGEVRGVNSVGLRRRGFRPDVINALREAHRLVWRSGLPKPDALGELERRSGQIPEIRILIEFLRASDRGRMGRARELRTTATAIEPEADLLE; translated from the coding sequence ATGCCGATCCACCCCACCGCCGTCGTCGAGTCCGGAGCCCGCGTCCACGCCACCGCGGACATCGGACCCTTCTGCGTCCTCGGCCCCAAGGTCACGATCGGCCCCGGGACCAAGCTCCTCCACTCCGTCACCGTCGTCGGCCGCACCACGATCGGCGCCCGCAACGTCATCCACCCCTATGCCGTCCTGGGCGGCGACCCCCAGGATCTCAAGTTCCGCGGCGAGGACTCCGTCACGATCATCGGCGACGAAAACGTGATCCGCGAAGGGGTCACGATCAACAAGGGCACCCTCGGCGGGGGCAGCGAGACGATCGTGGGCAACCGCAACTACCTCATGGCCAACTGCCACGTGGCCCACGACACGATCATCGAAGACAACTGCATCCTGGCCAACGGGAGCCTCCTGGCCGGACACATCCGCGTCGAATCCCATGCCATCATCAGCGGCTGGGTGGCCGTGCACCACTTCGTGACGATCGGCCAGCACGCCTTCATCGGAGGCTGCTCCCGCATCAACCAGGACGCGCCGCCCTACATGATCACCCAGGGATTCGCCGGCGAGGTGCGCGGCGTCAACAGCGTGGGCCTGCGCCGCCGCGGCTTCCGCCCCGACGTCATCAACGCCCTGCGGGAAGCCCATCGCCTCGTCTGGCGCTCCGGGCTTCCCAAGCCGGACGCCCTCGGCGAACTGGAGCGGCGCAGCGGGCAGATCCCCGAGATCCGCATCCTCATCGAGTTCCTGCGCGCCTCGGACCGCGGCCGCATGGGCCGCGCCCGGGAGCTGCGCACCACGGCCACCGCGATCGAACCCGAAGCGGATCTCCTGGAGTGA
- a CDS encoding acyl-ACP--UDP-N-acetylglucosamine O-acyltransferase encodes MARIHPTAIVDPAAELADDVEVGPFSIISGPVRLGPGCILGPRVMLRGPLTAGPRNVFHANASIGGDPQDLQPPAPDGRVEIGEGNLFRESVTVHRPKRPGGVTRIGDRNRFHVASHVGHDSVVGNDVLLCSFAVLGGHTVVEDHAWIEGLGGTHQFVTVGRWSWSRSHIPITEDVPPYMWVDGNHFEVRGVNPRCRTEALERAFEAIWRSGLPRPEALARLEDEPSEEVRTLVAFLRRSAAGRLGRAEEARRG; translated from the coding sequence ATGGCCCGCATCCATCCGACCGCGATCGTGGACCCCGCCGCCGAGCTCGCCGACGACGTCGAGGTGGGTCCCTTCTCGATCATCTCCGGCCCCGTCCGCCTCGGCCCCGGCTGCATCCTGGGCCCCCGCGTCATGCTCCGCGGCCCCCTGACCGCCGGGCCCCGGAACGTCTTCCACGCCAACGCCTCGATCGGCGGAGATCCCCAGGACCTCCAGCCGCCCGCCCCCGACGGGCGCGTCGAGATCGGGGAAGGCAACCTCTTCCGCGAATCCGTCACCGTCCACCGCCCCAAGCGCCCCGGCGGGGTCACCCGCATCGGCGACCGCAACCGCTTCCATGTCGCCTCCCACGTGGGACACGACTCCGTCGTGGGAAACGACGTCCTCCTGTGCAGCTTCGCGGTCCTGGGCGGCCACACGGTCGTCGAGGACCACGCCTGGATCGAAGGCCTCGGGGGCACCCATCAGTTCGTCACGGTCGGCCGCTGGAGCTGGTCCCGCAGCCACATCCCCATCACCGAGGACGTGCCCCCCTACATGTGGGTGGACGGCAACCATTTCGAGGTCCGCGGGGTCAACCCCCGATGCCGCACGGAAGCCCTCGAGCGCGCCTTCGAGGCGATCTGGCGCTCGGGCCTGCCGCGCCCCGAGGCGCTCGCCCGGCTGGAGGACGAGCCCTCCGAAGAGGTTCGAACCCTCGTGGCGTTCCTGCGTCGCAGCGCCGCCGGCCGGCTCGGCCGGGCCGAGGAGGCCCGCCGTGGGTGA
- a CDS encoding Gfo/Idh/MocA family oxidoreductase, protein MGDVRVGVVGVGHLGRQHARIWKELGVLAAVCDALPDRAAETGAAFGVPAFTDFRDLLGRVDAVSVAVPTADHHAVARAFLERGVPALVEKPLAKTVEQAEDLCRLARARGAALQVGHVERFNPAVTAVLDVVRKPRFIEAHRLSPFRFRSPDIDVVLDLMIHDLDIVLHLVPSPLVRVDAVGTSLLFGKEDIANARLEFENGCVANLTASRISDKTLRKIRVFSEDAYVTVDTLAKEAWIYRTTPQLAEALARLPRDRELTLADLAQIPREFYSIQEVPLPDEEPLARELRSFLECVREGREPVVPGEHGVRAMRAAETVLAEMRAHRWT, encoded by the coding sequence GTGGGTGACGTCCGCGTCGGCGTGGTCGGCGTCGGACACCTGGGCCGCCAGCACGCCCGCATCTGGAAGGAGCTCGGCGTCCTGGCCGCCGTGTGCGACGCCCTTCCGGATCGCGCGGCCGAAACCGGCGCCGCCTTCGGCGTCCCCGCCTTCACCGACTTCCGGGACCTCCTCGGACGCGTGGACGCCGTCAGCGTCGCCGTCCCCACCGCCGATCACCACGCCGTGGCCCGCGCGTTCCTCGAGCGCGGCGTCCCCGCCCTCGTCGAAAAACCCCTGGCCAAGACCGTCGAACAGGCCGAGGACCTCTGCCGCCTGGCCCGCGCCCGCGGCGCCGCGCTCCAGGTGGGCCACGTCGAGCGCTTCAACCCCGCCGTGACCGCCGTCCTCGACGTCGTCCGCAAGCCGCGCTTTATCGAGGCCCACCGGCTCTCCCCCTTCCGCTTCCGGTCCCCCGACATCGACGTGGTCCTCGACCTCATGATCCACGACCTCGACATCGTGCTCCACCTCGTCCCCAGCCCGCTCGTCCGCGTGGATGCCGTGGGGACCTCGCTCCTTTTCGGCAAGGAGGACATCGCCAACGCGCGCCTGGAATTCGAGAACGGATGCGTCGCCAACCTCACCGCCAGCCGCATCTCCGACAAGACCCTGCGCAAGATCCGCGTCTTCTCGGAGGACGCCTACGTGACCGTCGATACGCTCGCCAAGGAGGCGTGGATCTACCGCACCACGCCGCAGCTGGCGGAAGCCCTCGCGCGCCTGCCCCGGGACCGCGAGCTGACCCTGGCGGACCTGGCCCAGATTCCCAGGGAGTTCTATTCCATCCAGGAGGTGCCGCTTCCGGACGAGGAGCCCCTGGCGCGGGAGCTCCGGAGCTTCCTCGAGTGCGTCCGCGAGGGCCGCGAGCCGGTCGTTCCGGGAGAGCACGGCGTGCGCGCCATGCGCGCCGCGGAGACGGTGCTGGCCGAGATGCGCGC